A genomic stretch from Candidatus Eisenbacteria bacterium includes:
- a CDS encoding aspartate aminotransferase family protein, which produces MAQQKQGAGSGIVGSAQNIHEKQKQFLFPSVITYYKDPLVLVEGKGRHVTDVEGTEYLDFFGGILTVSIGHAHPRVSAAAKEQIDKLVHTSTLYQTIPAVELAETIAAITPGELKKSFFTASGTEADETAVMLAQVYTGRQEIVALRHGYSGRSMLAQALTAHAPWRVLPTQVGAIKHAVSPYCYRCAFGLNYPSCDMKCARDIEELIRTTTVGQIAGFLAEPIQGVGGFVTPPKEYFKIAVEIVRRYGGVFICDEVQTGFGRTGGKMFGIEHYGVLPEIMTMAKGVANGFPLGVTTAIPAVADSLKGLTISTFGGNPVSCAAANATLAVIREEKLAAHVEQVGAVLRSGLVRLKDKHPRVIGDVRGMGLMQAIELVEDESKKDRTPNTKATLELFEETKKRGLLIGKGGLYGNAIRISPPMTVSKEEVEEAIEILGEAFAAMKTG; this is translated from the coding sequence ATGGCACAACAGAAGCAGGGAGCGGGTAGCGGAATCGTGGGCAGCGCGCAGAACATACACGAGAAACAAAAACAGTTCCTCTTCCCGAGCGTAATCACTTACTACAAGGACCCTCTCGTGCTCGTCGAGGGAAAGGGCAGGCACGTCACCGACGTGGAAGGAACGGAGTATCTCGACTTCTTCGGAGGAATTCTGACCGTCTCGATCGGGCACGCGCATCCGCGCGTATCCGCCGCGGCGAAAGAGCAGATCGACAAGCTGGTGCACACTTCTACCCTGTACCAGACGATTCCCGCCGTCGAGCTCGCAGAGACGATCGCCGCGATCACGCCGGGAGAGCTCAAGAAATCTTTCTTCACCGCTTCCGGAACGGAGGCGGACGAAACCGCCGTCATGCTGGCCCAGGTCTACACGGGGCGCCAGGAAATCGTAGCTTTACGCCACGGGTATTCCGGCAGGTCCATGCTTGCCCAGGCACTCACGGCCCACGCGCCGTGGAGAGTCCTGCCCACCCAGGTGGGCGCCATAAAGCACGCCGTCTCTCCGTACTGTTACAGGTGCGCGTTTGGATTGAACTACCCTTCGTGCGACATGAAATGTGCCCGCGACATCGAGGAATTGATACGCACGACCACCGTCGGGCAGATCGCGGGATTCCTGGCGGAGCCGATCCAAGGTGTGGGTGGATTTGTGACTCCCCCGAAAGAGTACTTCAAGATCGCCGTCGAGATCGTGAGGCGCTACGGCGGCGTCTTCATTTGTGATGAAGTCCAGACGGGGTTCGGGCGAACGGGCGGAAAAATGTTCGGCATCGAGCACTACGGCGTTCTACCGGAGATAATGACGATGGCGAAGGGAGTGGCCAACGGATTTCCTCTCGGCGTGACGACCGCGATTCCCGCGGTGGCGGATTCTCTCAAGGGTCTCACGATTTCCACGTTCGGCGGTAACCCGGTCTCGTGCGCCGCTGCAAACGCCACGCTGGCGGTCATCCGCGAAGAGAAATTGGCCGCTCACGTCGAGCAGGTCGGCGCCGTGCTGCGGTCCGGCCTGGTGCGCCTCAAGGACAAGCATCCGCGAGTCATCGGTGACGTGCGCGGCATGGGTCTGATGCAGGCGATAGAACTTGTGGAGGACGAGAGCAAGAAGGACAGGACTCCGAACACCAAAGCAACGCTCGAGCTGTTCGAAGAAACGAAGAAGCGCGGCTTGCTCATCGGCAAGGGCGGACTCTACGGCAACGCCATCCGCATTTCTCCGCCAATGACGGTGTCTAAGGAGGAGGTGGAAGAGGCGATCGAGATTCTGGGTGAGGCGTTTGCGGCGATGAAAACAGGTTAA
- the hydA gene encoding dihydropyrimidinase yields the protein MGLLIKNGEIATAAERFVGDIYCENGKIAAIGPSIEKRSAKDDVVDASGALVFPGGVDPHVHMELPFMGTESSDDFETGSAAAVAGGTTTIIDVAIPGRGQSLHEGLKVWMGRAQKAVSDYALHMAVTWFGEKTGEEIASCVRDEGITSFKSFMAYKGAIGVDDDELFKIMSFTRMAGGLTMIHAEHGDVVANLQRRLICEGKTEPYYHPISRPSFVEGEATHRAIMIGRAVGQKLYVVHMTCREALEAVTEAKLRGQEVYGETCPQYLLLDDEVYKKPNFEGAAYVMSPPIRPKGHQDALWGGIQARIIDTVGTDHCPFNLKGQKEMGRNDFTKIPNGAAGVEDRLALLYSYGVCAGKIDLNRFVDLVSTRPAKIFGLYPRKGSLLVGADADIVVYDPSGETRISASTHHQRCDRNIYEGFAVKGRVARVILGGRVAFSEAGLKVDRGAGRFMKRPVR from the coding sequence ATGGGTCTTCTCATAAAGAATGGCGAAATCGCTACTGCCGCCGAGCGTTTCGTCGGAGACATCTACTGTGAGAACGGGAAGATAGCCGCCATCGGTCCGTCCATCGAGAAGCGGAGCGCGAAGGACGACGTCGTCGATGCGTCGGGAGCGCTTGTCTTTCCCGGAGGTGTCGACCCTCATGTCCACATGGAACTCCCGTTCATGGGAACCGAATCTTCCGACGATTTCGAGACCGGAAGCGCGGCAGCGGTCGCCGGCGGAACGACGACAATCATCGACGTGGCCATTCCCGGCCGCGGCCAGTCGCTTCACGAAGGTCTCAAAGTCTGGATGGGAAGGGCCCAGAAGGCGGTGAGCGATTACGCGTTGCACATGGCCGTCACCTGGTTCGGAGAGAAGACCGGCGAGGAAATCGCAAGTTGCGTGCGGGACGAGGGCATAACTTCGTTCAAGAGCTTCATGGCTTACAAGGGCGCCATCGGCGTGGATGATGACGAGCTATTCAAGATCATGAGCTTCACCCGCATGGCGGGAGGCTTGACCATGATCCACGCCGAGCACGGAGACGTCGTCGCCAACCTCCAGAGGAGACTCATCTGCGAAGGCAAGACCGAGCCGTATTATCATCCCATCTCGAGGCCCAGCTTTGTCGAGGGTGAGGCCACCCATCGCGCCATAATGATCGGCCGTGCCGTTGGGCAGAAGCTCTACGTCGTTCACATGACCTGCCGCGAAGCGCTGGAGGCGGTGACCGAAGCAAAGCTCAGAGGCCAGGAGGTGTACGGCGAAACCTGCCCTCAATACCTGCTTCTTGACGACGAGGTTTACAAGAAACCGAATTTCGAGGGAGCGGCTTACGTCATGTCCCCTCCGATCAGGCCGAAGGGGCATCAAGACGCACTTTGGGGAGGCATTCAAGCGCGCATAATCGACACCGTCGGCACCGACCACTGTCCCTTCAATCTCAAAGGTCAGAAGGAGATGGGAAGAAACGATTTCACGAAGATTCCAAACGGCGCCGCCGGCGTCGAGGACAGGCTGGCGCTTCTCTATTCTTACGGAGTATGCGCGGGCAAGATCGATCTGAATCGCTTTGTAGATCTCGTCTCGACGCGACCGGCAAAGATATTCGGTCTCTATCCGCGCAAGGGTTCTCTCTTGGTCGGGGCGGACGCGGACATCGTCGTCTACGATCCGTCGGGCGAGACCAGGATTTCCGCCTCTACTCACCACCAGAGGTGTGACCGCAACATTTACGAAGGCTTCGCCGTCAAAGGACGCGTTGCACGAGTCATTCTCGGTGGCAGGGTCGCCTTCTCCGAGGCCGGCCTGAAGGTTGATAGGGGAGCCGGTCGATTCATGAAGAGACCCGTGAGGTGA
- a CDS encoding CoA-acylating methylmalonate-semialdehyde dehydrogenase, translating to MPIETIRNYVGGKWVSSKSTKALDVRNPATDEIIARVPLSTREEVNKAVSLARKAFSQWRETPPLVRARYFFKFKNLFEENFEDISRLLVKENGKTLPEARGSVRRAIENVEVAAGIPSLMMGYSLEDIAKDIDCVAMRQPLGVFACVTPFNFPAMVPLWFFPYAMACGNTFVVKPSEQTPLCQNRIFELMHDVGFPPGVVNLVNGAKEAVDALLEHPDVCGISFVGSSPVARYVYSTASLHGKRVQALGGAKNFLVVMPDADLDNTVATLIDSCFGCAGERCLAGSLIVAVGDVYEAFKEKFLRAARKIVVGNGLDEKTTMGPVISKKHRDKIVAHIDSAVREGAKLLLDGRGCKVADCPKGYFVGPTVFEKVTPSMSIAKEEIFGPVVCLMRAKSLQEALDMISRSEFGNATSIFTQNGGHARKFAYNVGISMIGINIGIAAPMAFFTFGGSKGSFFGDLKAHGRDSIEFFTDKRVIISRWF from the coding sequence ATGCCAATCGAAACCATTCGCAACTACGTCGGAGGAAAGTGGGTCAGCTCAAAGTCCACGAAGGCGCTCGACGTAAGAAATCCGGCCACGGACGAGATTATTGCGCGCGTTCCTCTCTCGACGCGGGAAGAGGTCAACAAAGCCGTCTCTCTTGCCCGGAAAGCGTTTTCGCAGTGGAGAGAGACTCCGCCCCTGGTTCGTGCCCGTTACTTTTTCAAGTTCAAGAACCTATTCGAAGAGAACTTCGAGGACATCTCGCGGCTTCTTGTGAAAGAAAACGGAAAAACCCTGCCGGAAGCGCGTGGCAGCGTGCGCAGGGCAATCGAGAACGTCGAAGTCGCCGCGGGGATTCCGTCTCTCATGATGGGCTACAGCCTGGAAGATATTGCCAAGGATATCGACTGCGTGGCCATGCGGCAGCCTCTCGGCGTGTTCGCTTGCGTGACGCCCTTCAATTTTCCCGCAATGGTGCCCCTCTGGTTCTTTCCTTACGCCATGGCCTGCGGCAACACGTTCGTCGTGAAGCCGTCGGAGCAGACCCCGCTTTGTCAGAACCGCATCTTCGAGCTCATGCACGACGTCGGCTTTCCGCCGGGAGTGGTGAACCTCGTGAACGGAGCGAAGGAGGCGGTCGATGCGCTTCTTGAACATCCGGATGTGTGCGGCATCTCCTTCGTGGGGTCGAGCCCCGTGGCTCGCTACGTCTATTCTACCGCTTCTCTACACGGCAAGCGCGTCCAGGCGCTCGGTGGGGCAAAGAATTTTCTCGTCGTGATGCCCGATGCCGACCTTGACAATACCGTCGCGACACTCATTGATTCCTGTTTCGGATGCGCCGGAGAACGTTGCCTGGCCGGGAGTCTCATAGTGGCTGTCGGAGACGTGTATGAAGCCTTCAAAGAGAAGTTTCTCCGGGCGGCACGAAAGATCGTCGTGGGGAACGGACTCGACGAGAAGACGACGATGGGCCCCGTCATCTCGAAGAAGCACAGAGACAAGATCGTGGCCCACATTGACTCTGCGGTGCGCGAAGGCGCAAAGCTTCTTCTTGACGGCAGGGGATGCAAGGTCGCGGATTGTCCCAAGGGTTACTTTGTCGGGCCGACCGTGTTTGAGAAAGTCACTCCCTCCATGTCGATCGCGAAGGAAGAGATCTTTGGACCGGTTGTGTGCCTCATGCGGGCCAAATCGCTCCAGGAAGCCCTCGATATGATCTCTCGGTCGGAGTTTGGAAACGCGACCTCCATATTCACGCAGAATGGCGGTCACGCGAGAAAATTCGCGTACAACGTTGGAATAAGCATGATCGGGATAAACATCGGCATCGCCGCTCCGATGGCGTTCTTTACGTTCGGCGGATCGAAGGGTTCGTTCTTCGGAGATCTCAAGGCGCACGGACGCGATTCCATAGAGTTTTTCACAGACAAACGGGTCATCATATCGCGCTGGTTCTAG
- a CDS encoding sialidase family protein encodes MNKDVMAAFATPNNARSIEVDAAGAAHIVFSGNIDFYYNIFYRQRSRSGWGRLEQVNVSASTSTTPTLAIGPGDAVYVVWSDNVTGNGDLYFSARLGGRWTIPENLTADSTSSLFPALCRVGGGRLHLVWEDRLGESSRILYSSRFGSEWTLPVCLSHAGRGATSPAIDVSPDGTIHCVWTEEAKGKKEIVYREFSKRSWKKSVRLSEPSSSANRPSLAADKDGGVHVVWEDHRFRLPAICYRERSAKHWQQDVLLTDGSSKAFRPAIATGPRSTLCVVWYDSKWGATDAVYQSRKDRTWSQPFRLSCSPAPTYFASVAAGDDGCVHAIFQDRQRGNYDVYYRKAVPATQAE; translated from the coding sequence GTGAACAAAGACGTGATGGCGGCTTTCGCGACTCCGAACAATGCCCGTTCGATCGAGGTCGATGCAGCGGGCGCGGCCCACATCGTTTTCTCCGGAAACATAGACTTTTACTACAACATTTTCTACAGACAACGCAGCCGCTCGGGCTGGGGAAGACTTGAGCAGGTAAACGTAAGCGCCTCCACGTCCACCACGCCCACCTTGGCAATCGGGCCCGGAGACGCTGTCTACGTGGTATGGTCCGACAATGTGACCGGAAACGGCGACCTCTACTTCTCCGCTCGTCTCGGCGGCAGGTGGACAATCCCCGAGAACTTGACCGCCGATTCGACTTCTTCTCTCTTCCCCGCTCTCTGCCGAGTCGGAGGCGGAAGACTTCACTTGGTTTGGGAGGACAGGCTGGGAGAATCGTCAAGAATCCTCTATTCTTCTCGATTCGGCTCGGAGTGGACTCTCCCCGTTTGCCTGAGCCATGCGGGACGCGGCGCGACCTCACCCGCAATAGACGTTTCGCCTGACGGAACTATTCATTGTGTCTGGACCGAAGAGGCGAAGGGAAAGAAAGAAATAGTCTACAGAGAGTTCTCAAAGAGATCTTGGAAGAAGTCCGTGCGATTGAGCGAGCCGTCGAGCTCTGCCAATAGACCCTCTCTGGCCGCAGACAAGGACGGCGGAGTCCACGTCGTCTGGGAAGACCACAGATTTCGCTTGCCCGCAATCTGCTACAGGGAAAGGAGTGCGAAACACTGGCAACAGGACGTTCTTCTCACGGACGGAAGCTCCAAGGCGTTTAGACCCGCAATCGCAACGGGACCGCGCTCGACTCTTTGTGTCGTGTGGTATGATAGTAAGTGGGGCGCCACCGACGCGGTCTACCAGAGCAGAAAAGATAGAACCTGGAGTCAACCCTTCAGGCTATCCTGCTCCCCGGCTCCCACTTATTTCGCCTCGGTAGCTGCGGGCGACGACGGCTGCGTGCACGCGATCTTTCAGGATCGACAGAGAGGCAACTACGACGTGTATTACAGGAAGGCCGTGCCGGCAACACAAGCTGAGTGA
- a CDS encoding PTS sugar transporter subunit IIA, producing MRLSRYLTPELVELNLDSLVTLDFPEEMSPQRVVRETKERIVTALADLLDRSGNVRNSRRLFRDLHNREKKATTGIGGGVALPHVRTVQVKEFVIAFARSDKGLEFEALDGKPVNVFFPMAAPPSDDVFYLRVYKSLADLLRFENAVQELRSASDPHEILRVIRSFE from the coding sequence ATGCGACTTTCGAGGTATCTGACTCCCGAGCTTGTTGAGCTCAACCTTGATTCTCTCGTGACTCTTGATTTTCCCGAGGAAATGAGCCCTCAAAGAGTGGTCAGGGAAACGAAGGAGAGAATAGTGACCGCCCTGGCAGACCTCCTCGACCGCTCGGGGAACGTGCGAAATTCTCGTCGCCTCTTCCGCGACTTGCACAACCGTGAGAAGAAGGCCACGACGGGCATCGGAGGCGGCGTGGCTCTCCCTCACGTAAGAACCGTCCAGGTAAAAGAATTCGTAATCGCGTTCGCGCGCTCGGACAAGGGGTTGGAATTCGAGGCGCTCGACGGAAAGCCAGTGAACGTTTTCTTTCCGATGGCGGCCCCTCCCAGCGACGACGTGTTCTATCTCAGGGTTTACAAGTCTCTCGCCGATTTACTGCGTTTCGAGAATGCCGTCCAGGAGCTGCGAAGCGCGAGTGACCCACACGAGATACTCAGAGTGATCCGAAGCTTCGAATAA
- a CDS encoding O-antigen ligase family protein, which yields MNEHDTEDGREPVRVESGRVRGAGPRPPINPGTLFKIFAVFVIPVTAGLMLLFFDPLLVFLIAVALYASLWFLFNPFPALLLFMLLVAVRPQEGIVQLEPLHVERLCAVLAAVGWGFQVAAGRRFWPVSRGIASWLLVFVVVCFLSVFTAVWKLGAATAWIELLKLGVLAFLTSQMVNTPRRLFVFLSVFALGHVWMAAESLRLYYSVGYNYTAMGIVRATTDSLSRGDPNSLAASLVLAVCFGLYCIGANRNLFWRLCWLGVICAGSVVVVLTGSRSGMLGVLFLLFYMWITHKRRMLTGIIVMLVAVGAWVAMPMQYKERFLTIFEFQKNASAAESAMGRIEGLRVGSQMFMDRPLLGVGIGDFGIAHGMIYSPPQNRNWFEAHNLLAQVGGETGILGLIAFAGFVIVCMRGAARAGSLLSSVDTPEAKGISAVCRACLAAYWLLLLLGLFGHNMMRYNWYLNAAIVSACLVMAPSVGGSAATRATRAHRLTRHSLSDTQPPALGDI from the coding sequence GTGAACGAGCACGATACGGAAGACGGAAGAGAGCCTGTCCGGGTTGAGTCGGGACGGGTGCGGGGTGCGGGCCCGCGACCGCCGATAAACCCTGGCACGCTTTTCAAGATATTCGCGGTGTTTGTGATACCGGTGACCGCAGGACTTATGCTTCTCTTTTTTGATCCTCTGCTGGTCTTCTTGATTGCGGTGGCACTCTACGCATCACTGTGGTTTCTCTTCAACCCCTTTCCAGCCTTGCTACTCTTCATGCTTCTCGTCGCCGTGAGGCCGCAAGAAGGTATAGTGCAGCTCGAGCCGTTGCACGTCGAGAGGTTGTGCGCGGTGTTGGCCGCGGTTGGTTGGGGATTTCAGGTTGCCGCGGGGAGAAGGTTCTGGCCGGTTTCGCGCGGCATTGCTTCGTGGCTTCTCGTCTTCGTGGTCGTGTGTTTTCTCTCCGTTTTCACGGCGGTGTGGAAGTTGGGGGCCGCCACTGCATGGATTGAGCTTCTCAAGTTGGGGGTTCTTGCCTTTCTCACTTCGCAAATGGTGAATACTCCAAGGAGGCTCTTTGTCTTCTTGTCGGTTTTTGCGCTGGGGCATGTGTGGATGGCAGCGGAGAGCTTGAGGCTCTACTACTCCGTGGGCTATAACTACACTGCAATGGGCATCGTCAGGGCGACCACCGACTCTCTTTCGAGGGGGGACCCGAACTCGCTTGCCGCCAGCTTGGTTCTCGCCGTCTGTTTCGGGTTGTATTGCATCGGAGCGAATCGAAACCTCTTCTGGCGGCTGTGCTGGCTTGGCGTCATCTGCGCCGGGAGCGTCGTTGTGGTTCTCACTGGTTCCAGGTCAGGGATGTTGGGCGTTCTGTTCCTGTTGTTCTACATGTGGATCACGCACAAGAGAAGGATGCTGACGGGCATCATAGTCATGCTGGTCGCCGTGGGGGCATGGGTTGCCATGCCTATGCAGTACAAGGAGAGATTCTTGACCATCTTTGAGTTCCAAAAGAACGCTTCCGCGGCCGAATCTGCGATGGGACGAATCGAAGGGTTAAGAGTCGGATCTCAGATGTTCATGGACAGACCGCTCCTGGGCGTAGGAATTGGGGATTTCGGCATCGCGCACGGCATGATCTATTCGCCCCCGCAGAACCGCAATTGGTTCGAGGCGCACAATCTGTTGGCACAGGTAGGCGGTGAGACCGGAATACTCGGCCTGATCGCGTTTGCAGGCTTTGTGATTGTCTGTATGAGGGGGGCCGCACGGGCGGGGTCGTTGTTGTCCTCGGTGGACACTCCCGAAGCGAAGGGTATCAGTGCCGTCTGCCGTGCCTGTTTGGCCGCCTATTGGCTCTTGCTTTTACTCGGTCTGTTCGGTCACAACATGATGCGATATAACTGGTACTTGAACGCCGCCATTGTCTCGGCGTGCCTCGTGATGGCGCCCTCCGTTGGAGGCTCCGCCGCGACCCGAGCGACCCGAGCGCACCGTCTGACGCGGCATAGCTTGAGCGACACGCAGCCGCCGGCCTTGGGAGACATCTGA
- a CDS encoding glycosyltransferase family 2 protein: MESNGTSEPIFISVVLPVLNEGRHIGGVLEALCRQKFPPDRFELLVVDGGSTDETVSVAAGLSKIHRNIRVLENPRRLSSSGRNVGARAARGDAVLFVDGHCEIPDEFLLRNLADLFRTTSADVICRPQPLEWTGSGDVQRAIVIARTSWLGHNPSSLIFSTAKEDLVDPDSSGAAYTRRVFERIGYYDERLDACEDVDFNLRARKAGLRAFTSPRVMVRYHARDDLGPLFRQMARYGAGRARLFLKHPRDATSGPILLGTPLVIVVALAVLALFFMAAGQALFFLACAYVLLIASASLVLSLRHGLRLMPSIFVALLITHAGLFAGFWRGMIGFGRPARSPAER, translated from the coding sequence ATGGAGAGCAACGGCACATCCGAGCCCATCTTCATCAGCGTTGTCCTTCCCGTGCTGAACGAAGGCAGGCACATAGGCGGCGTTCTGGAAGCACTGTGCAGGCAGAAGTTTCCGCCAGACAGATTTGAGCTTCTCGTGGTGGACGGGGGTTCTACCGACGAAACCGTGTCCGTCGCCGCAGGCCTGAGCAAGATTCATCGGAACATCCGCGTGCTCGAGAACCCCCGGCGTCTGTCGAGCTCTGGGAGAAACGTTGGAGCCAGAGCGGCCAGGGGGGACGCAGTCTTGTTTGTAGATGGTCACTGTGAGATTCCGGATGAGTTTCTGCTCAGGAATCTGGCGGACCTTTTTCGAACGACGTCGGCAGACGTGATATGCAGACCTCAGCCGTTGGAGTGGACTGGATCGGGCGACGTCCAGAGGGCCATAGTCATCGCGAGGACCTCGTGGCTCGGCCACAATCCTTCTTCGCTGATTTTCTCTACTGCGAAGGAGGACCTCGTCGATCCAGACAGCTCCGGCGCAGCCTACACGCGTCGCGTGTTTGAGCGAATAGGGTACTATGACGAAAGACTGGATGCGTGCGAGGACGTTGACTTCAATCTAAGAGCAAGGAAGGCGGGGCTGAGGGCCTTCACCAGCCCGCGCGTGATGGTCCGCTACCATGCCAGAGACGATCTTGGCCCTCTGTTTAGACAGATGGCGCGTTACGGTGCGGGTCGCGCCAGGCTGTTCCTGAAGCATCCCAGAGATGCGACCTCGGGCCCGATTCTGCTTGGAACGCCACTCGTCATTGTTGTTGCCCTCGCCGTGCTCGCACTGTTTTTCATGGCAGCCGGACAAGCCTTGTTTTTCCTGGCGTGCGCGTACGTTCTCTTGATAGCATCGGCTTCTCTTGTCCTCTCCTTGAGACACGGGTTACGGCTGATGCCCTCGATCTTCGTGGCGCTGCTAATCACTCACGCGGGGCTTTTCGCCGGTTTTTGGAGAGGTATGATCGGCTTCGGGCGTCCGGCCCGGAGTCCTGCAGAGCGATAA
- a CDS encoding glycosyltransferase family 4 protein codes for MVGSADGIGSSRMIGSLKVKVMHVRASNFFGGPEKQIVEHLKLLRGTQIEALLCSFYENGKETELARRANALGIRSFSVPCISAYDPTQVLRLRKLFKTQRPELICTHDYRSTFLCLVGRAGLPARQIAFWRGTTRENLKVALYYKLENWLLRRMDHVVVVSREQQNVLASRGLPENKVSLVPNAVSVEREKQDDRAEHRRNEGEAAQCDVPADAGSDDGLSALFSKFCGKTIIATAGRLSPEKGQEYLIEAMPRVLASEKEAVLLVFGDGPLRDHLARLAEKIGCADSIHFLGHVPGLASSLRNVDLFVLPSLTEGLPNVLLEALAAATPVIATAVGGVPEIVVNGETGILVSPGESGQLARAITELLSDPGLARAMGQAGQEAIRRSHSFEGQLRLLTEVYTKTLAVERA; via the coding sequence ATGGTTGGTTCTGCCGACGGAATCGGCTCGTCCAGGATGATCGGCTCGCTCAAGGTCAAAGTAATGCACGTGCGCGCGAGCAACTTTTTCGGGGGGCCCGAGAAGCAGATAGTCGAGCACCTGAAGCTGCTCCGGGGAACTCAGATTGAGGCCCTACTGTGCAGCTTCTACGAAAACGGCAAGGAGACAGAGCTTGCCCGGAGGGCTAACGCTCTAGGGATACGGTCCTTCTCTGTTCCGTGTATTAGCGCCTACGATCCGACGCAGGTTCTTCGTTTGAGAAAGCTCTTCAAGACTCAGAGACCCGAACTGATTTGCACGCACGACTATCGATCCACTTTTCTCTGTCTTGTCGGACGAGCGGGGCTTCCCGCGCGGCAGATTGCGTTCTGGAGAGGGACGACGAGGGAGAATCTGAAGGTTGCTCTCTACTACAAACTCGAGAATTGGCTTCTGAGACGGATGGATCACGTTGTCGTCGTTTCGAGAGAGCAACAGAACGTTCTGGCGTCACGAGGTCTGCCGGAAAACAAAGTCTCGCTCGTCCCCAATGCCGTGTCTGTAGAACGAGAGAAACAGGATGACCGCGCAGAGCACCGTCGAAACGAAGGCGAGGCCGCGCAGTGCGATGTGCCGGCGGACGCGGGATCGGACGACGGACTCTCGGCGCTGTTCAGCAAGTTCTGCGGGAAAACGATAATCGCAACCGCGGGGAGGCTCTCGCCCGAAAAGGGGCAAGAGTACCTCATTGAGGCCATGCCGCGCGTGCTCGCCAGCGAGAAGGAGGCAGTACTCTTGGTTTTCGGTGACGGTCCCCTGCGAGACCATCTCGCGAGACTTGCGGAAAAGATTGGGTGCGCCGATTCGATTCATTTCCTTGGCCATGTCCCGGGCCTTGCTTCATCTCTCAGGAACGTTGACTTGTTCGTTCTTCCTTCTCTGACGGAAGGGCTTCCGAACGTGCTCCTCGAGGCTCTTGCTGCGGCAACGCCGGTGATAGCGACCGCGGTTGGCGGCGTCCCCGAAATTGTCGTTAACGGAGAGACCGGGATTCTTGTCTCGCCCGGAGAGAGCGGCCAATTGGCGAGGGCGATCACTGAATTGTTGTCTGATCCCGGACTTGCCAGGGCCATGGGGCAAGCCGGGCAGGAAGCGATTCGTAGATCACATTCCTTCGAAGGACAGCTCCGACTCCTGACGGAGGTTTACACGAAGACTCTCGCAGTAGAGAGGGCGTGA